The Glycine max cultivar Williams 82 chromosome 3, Glycine_max_v4.0, whole genome shotgun sequence sequence ttatgagtgatcagaaagaaatgaatccgaatagagttgtgaactggccattcaagactctatagtgataatattccttctgaatttaattaccgtgaaatgaataacagtacgaaaaaaaagagagagaaaagaaaaaaaattcccatggtttctgctatttaatttattactattaaaccagtcattatttcgGGACGCCACAATAATGCTTGTCAATTTGGTAAACAAATTAGAAAGTCATTCTCAAAATCAGCTTGGAGAGCCTCTCAAAAGTTACAGCTAATTCATACTGATGTTGCAGGACCTCAAAGAACACCATCACTAAAAGGTAGTCTCTACTTTGTTCTTTTCATAGATGACTTTACAAGAATGTGctggatttttttcttaaaattcaagCATGAAGTGGCTGGAGTATTTATGAAGTTCAAGAACATGGTAGAAACCTAAAGTGGCTGGAAGATTCAATTTCTAAGATCAGACAATGGAAAGGAGTATACTTCAGCAATGTTTAATCAATTCTGTGAAGAAGCTGGCATTGAACATCAACTCACAGCTCCATATACTCCAGAGAAAAATGGAGTTAgtgaaaagagaaacaaaaccaTGATGGAGATGGCTAGGTGCATGTTGCATGAGATGGAGTTGCCTAAAACATTTTGGGCAGAGGTGGCTAATATGGTTGTTTTCATGCAAAATCGGCTTCCAACCAAGGCTTTGAATGATAAAACTCCATTTGAGGCTTGGTATGGGTTTAAGCCTTCACTAACCTTTCTTAAAGTGtttggttgtgtttgttttgcttATGTTCCACAGGTTAAGCGTGACAAACTTGACAAGAAAGCAATTCCGGGCATCTTTGTGGGCTACAATTCAGTTTCAAAAGCCTACAAAGTCTATCATCCTCAAACTAAAAAGATGACGATCACTAGAGATGTGCACTTCAACGAAGGTGAGAAATGGGATTGGAACAATTCACAAACAACTAGGTTTTTCCTCAATAGTGGAGACAATCATCCTGGAGAGCAAACAACAGAGCTTTTGTAGAGTGAATTAGAAGATGACCTTCCAATCAGAGGAAAAAGGCTGTTGTCCAACATCTATCAAAGATATAATGTAGCAATTTATGAACATGCTAGCTGTGAGGAAGCACAATTGCAATGGAGGAGGAGATGTCTATGatacacaaaaacaaaacatggGAGCTGGTTGAAAGGCCTAAAGATAGAAAAGTCATTGGAgttaaatgggttttcagaaCAAAGCTTAATGCAGATTGCTCAATCAACAAGCACAAGGCCAAACTCGTAGTTAAAGGGTATGCACAAATTTTTGGTGTTGATTATTATGACACTTTTGCTCCTGTGTCCAGATTAGATACAATTAGATTGGTGCTAGCAGTGGCTACGCAAAATGGCTAGAAAATATTCCAACTAGATGTCAAATCATCTTTTTTAAACAGAGAATTACAAGAAGAAATATATGTAGAGCAACCAGAAGGATTTGTGAAGCAAGGTAAATGATCATCTATTGAGCATAGGCTTTGCATAAAGTTTATCTGAGTCCACTCTTTATGTGAAAAATAAGGGAAATAACTTTCTCATAGTTTCTCTCTATGTTGATGATCTTTTAGTAACTAGAGATGATGCAAGGCTAGTTCAGGAGTTCAAGTAAGAAATGATGCAAGCTTTTGAAATGACTGATCTTGGTCTCGTGACTTATTTTCTTGGAATTGAGATCAAAAAGTCAGAACATAGTGTTAATCTGTCAAAAGAAACatgcaaaagaaattttgaagaagtttcaaatggaGGAATGCAAATCTGTTAGCACaccaatgaatcaaaaggagaagttCAGCAAGGAAGATGGTGCTCATAAAATTGATGAAGGATATCATAGGAGCTTGATTGGATGTCTAATGTATCTCACTGGAACAAGGCCAGACATTCTATTTGCTGTAAGTCTCTTGTCTTGTTTTATGCACTGTGCAAGTGAAATGCATTTAAAAGCAGCAAAGAGAATATTAAGGTATGTTAAGGGCACTGTTGATTATGGTGTCAAATTTGAGAAATGTCAAGAATTCAAGTTGTATGGATTCTCTGATAGTGATTGGGCTGGATCCATTGATGACATGAAGAGCACTTCAGAATACTGTTTCAACCTAGGCTCAGGAGTTTTCTCATGGTGCACAAAGAAGCAAGAGATTGTAGCACAATCCACTACTAAGGCTGAATTCATAGCAGCAACAACAGCGGTAAATCAAGCTTTATGGTTGAAGAAGATTCTGTGATTTATTTTTGCAGCAGAAGAACAAAACtgaaatttttgttgacaaCCAGGCAGGCATTGCCATTGCAAGCAATCCAATGTGTCATGGGAAGactaaacatttcaacatcaaGATCTATTTTTTGAGAGAGATGCAGCAAACTGGAGAAGTGAACTTAATTTACTGCAAGTCTAAAGATCAACTGGCTGACATGTTTACAAAGCCACTGCCTATCAACAAATTTGAACTCTTCAGGAAAAGAATTGGAGTTTGCAGTTCCTAAAACAAGGAGGAGTgctaaatttctttaaattacttttgtaactgcatattttgcttttatttttttcagttaTGTGTTAACCTAATCAATAAGTAATTCCTATACTTGAGGAGCAAGtcacttttaattttcaatttcttgaaATTAATAAGTGATTAATTTCTGTTTTTCTATATATTGTATTGCTGCTCAGAACAATTTGATTAAGCAAAAATCATTATATTTCCTCCACCTTGTAttatctctcttcttctttgtttattatatttttatgctaCAAAAC is a genomic window containing:
- the LOC121174559 gene encoding secreted RxLR effector protein 161-like, which gives rise to MEECKSVSTPMNQKEKFSKEDGAHKIDEGYHRSLIGCLMYLTGTRPDILFAVSLLSCFMHCASEMHLKAAKRILRYVKGTVDYGVKFEKCQEFKLYGFSDSDWAGSIDDMKSTSEYCFNLGSGVFSWCTKKQEIVAQSTTKAEFIAATTAVNQALWLKKIL